A segment of the Lolium perenne isolate Kyuss_39 chromosome 3, Kyuss_2.0, whole genome shotgun sequence genome:
CAAAGTATGTATTTAAGTCAAAATGCACTTCATATATCTTTAAACGGAGGTAGTACTCTATGTGAGTAGAGTTTGGAAAAAAAACGATTTAACAACCATTGTCATTTTCATCCATCACAGGCTCTCGGTAAGAGGAGGGAGACTGGTTGCTTGGCAAAATATCGAAACCATGTTGTCTACAGATTACACATAAGCCCCATGACATGCAGGAAGCGTTTCCAACATAATGAGGAACCACCACTTGTTGAATAAGTATGTGTGTTGCAACTTATAAGCACATTTGTTTCAATAAAACTTATAAGCACATAGTAGTAAGGGTCATCACAGAATTAATAAGTGTAATCAACAGAATGACAGAACGAAGCTTGACCAACAGGAAACATACTAGATAAAACATTCTCTAACTAGTAAAGAATTGGCACTGGATTTGAGAGATGATTTAGTTATCCTCGAATTTTACACTTGTACTTCAATTTCAACTTCTGTTTTACAATTCTTTACACTGCAGTTGCCACTTTGTTCCTCAAAGATGAAACACTGGTACTAGCTATTCAGAGAAAGAGTAGGAAACAGACAGTACACAGAAAGAGTAGGAAACAGACAGTACACCGGCGCAAAAGGAGCAAGGGAGGATTTGCTCACAGTTAGTGCAGCATCAGAATAAATCCACCATGACTGGTTCCCAGAATGTCAGTCTGTTTCTATACCTCCGTTCCTTGTCTCCAACTGAAAACGGGAATGATTCCAAAGCGCAGGCTCAGTGTCTCTCACGGCCCATAATCTCACGCCTGTTTGAATCACAAGCATACCTCATTTGAGCTGTATGGTTACCCGAATCCATTCAGATGGGCTAGGTGATTCAGCGGCACAGCAGGAAGCAATGTTTCTTTCACGATTGGAGCATTACTCTACCATCCCTTCCAAAAAAAATCTGACACCTTTTGGATGTCCATACATATTTCAGCTTTGAATGTAAAATCATCAAACAATATTTGGTTAGAAGTCACAAAAGCACAATCATAGGAAACTGCTTTTGAATACAAATCAAATGGTATCTATTTGTGTAACATCAAATACATGTTATCGGACCAATTGTTGGTAAAGCATGTGTTTCGACAGTCAAAATACACCTTATATTTTGAAGCGGTGGTAGTATTACGTGAAATCTGGAGAAGGAAAAATTGGATTAAACAATCATTGTCATTCTCATCCATGGCAGGGTAGACAGTAAGATGAGACAGACTGGGTGCTCGGCAAAAATATGACAACCATATTGTTTAAAGATTACACATAAGCCCATGAAATGTAGTAAGCAACTCCAACATAATGAGGATCCACTGATGGTTGAATTCGTATTTGGACTTGTGCTAATTATTCATGGGGTACATGGTGGTACGTTTCAGTAGGCATATATAAGCCCAGTTGGCCCAAAGTAGGTTTCAGAGATCAGAAGCTCTGCTCAAGAAGGTAATCAGCAAGCCTCTCCACAACAATGTTGCACTGTCCATGAGTCATTGGCTCCTCATAGAGTCCAATGACGAGTGAAAGATTCGTCTTCTTGATAGTAGCCCCTCCTGCTCCCTGCAAAGACCACACAAAATATGACAAATGTTCGACATTAGGCAATAGCGCATACTAACAACTTGCACATAAAATTGTCAACTTTGTTATTTGGAGAATACTACTGCACTTGTTTAGTGTCAGCAAAAATGAAAGTGTGATATCAGTCTACTTCCAGTAAAATTATGGTTTGATCGAATTGACTGAATTATTAACTACCATAATAGTGAAACTGTAGGGCAAAACCATAAGTCTAGATGATTTTAAGATGGTAAAAGGTACACTAACTGCATAAATGATCATTTATCATCCATAAAGTAGAAAACTATGGGAATTTGCAACTGGTCAATGCCTACATAAGTAGTTTTTAGTTTGTGACCTAACTTAAGCTGAAATGAAGATTTTTGCTATCTAAACCACTTTCCAACCCTAGGTGCAAGGGTCACGATGATACATTTTCTTTTTTTACAATATAGGCAGTGTGCCTGGTGCATTAGTGAAGGCATTTATAGTATCAGACTGACGTCACACCCACCAGTACACAGTACAGCTGCTACATTAGTCATTATTATTTTGGTGATAATATGTAAATGTTGGTTGTGAACTTCTTGTCAACTTCTATTAGTCATTACTAGCAAAAATGCCCGTGTGTTGTCATGGTCGACTGAAAAAGATCTAGTTACACAACTAATTAATTGGTCTCTCAAATTTGcacaaacaaataaaaaaatcaaagaaGCTGAACGGAACCATCAGTCCGCTGGCTCCCATCTTTTCAAAAACAATCCAGGAAAATATATTCTGACCGAAATTATCAAATTTTAATGAAATTTTAATCTCTAAAAGGGCATGTAAAAAAGGATGATTTAAAGTTTCCTCCTTTGTTACTGCAGGATTACATTTTGTTTACAGTCTTCTATCCCAGAGTAATAATAACAGAAAAGAAAGACTGTATCTGGCTGTTCGCTGACATGAGTTGTTCCAATGTAAATGAAGTACAGCTGGCTACCAATGAGGATCTCATACTATTATGACAGAAGAAAAAAATAGATTTCCATGAATGCATGTATATGCCCTTCAAGAGCAAAATTTTAGTGGATGAGTTGAATTTCAAAAAATGGACACGAAGCATGGAATCCTGTAGAGGAACAACAAAGCATTAGGTTATCTTAATCCCATGATTCTACCAACGGAATTCCTTGCTGGATGGCTTGTTTGCCACCCAGCCTTTCATATCACGCATCCATTCAGTCTGAAACCACTGTGGCCCCTTGGCAAAGCCGTGGTAGAGGTTTTCAAGTACTGCAGCTTTGCGGAGCAAGAACCTTGCCAGCGTCCTCTGCGCCCTGCAGCATTGGTACTGCAGCAGATTGATCTTCCTCACCCAGCTCAGTACCGCAGGCCTTGAGCGTCAGGTTGTTTCCAGGACCGTTTTTGGTGACATACAAAATTTGTATTGAATGAACGGACAAAGGAGAAACGTGAAACCCACAAGAAAACCACGAAAAAAGGACCTGGGAGGTACTTTGGCCCACGTGTGACACCAGGCATTCCCCAATtcaaatttaatagtaaagattattaTTGGCGATACCTATTAATAGTCATCATATTAATAGGTGTAAGCAACAGAATGACAAAAGAAGGCTTGTAAAGTTACAGGAGAATATACTTGACTCAACATTTTCTAAGTAGCAAAGTGTTCTCACTGGATGTTTTTTAATTCCAATTTTTCCAAAAATATAACAGGTGGTGCGTTTTACTTGCATTTTAACTTTTAATTCACAGCCCTTTAAACAGAAGTTGACGTTTTGTGTAAAAAAAATGTCCAATTCAAAAATTGTACATGTAACATAGCTTCCTATGTAACATTCAGTCATCATCTTTCTATTGAAAGGCAGTGTGACGTTGTTATTTTGTCATTAATCGAAAAGCACCATGCAACTGTCTTCGTTTACACTGTAGTTAGATGCATTTTGAGTTCAGCTTCTTAGGGCGTGTTCGGCAATAGCCTAGCTTCCCAGAACTCCATCGATCCTGCTTCTCGGACCGACGCCAGCTTCGCGTCAGGAGCGGAAAACGTTCGGCTGGCTGCTCTTTTTTCGGTTGGGCTGCAGCTCATTTTAGCTGGGCCGGCCTGCTTGGGCGGCATGGCATATTCCAGCCTGGTCGGTCATGTGGCCTAGTTAGGCGGGGTCGGCGACGGTCGCCTCTGGTGCACGAGGGCGGAAGCAGAGTCGCTCGTCACCTGAGCTGGTGCGGTACAGGGGTGTTGCCGGCGTCCTGAGCTGCAACTGGAAGAGGTCAGATACGGCGGATCTCAGGATGGAGTCGGGGAATTACCGGCTGTTACCGGCGGAGCAGATCTGGGACTCGATTTGGAGGCCGGGGAGGCGACcgccggagctgtaggaggtcggGGATGACCGATTTCGGGCTGTTGGTGGCCAGAGCACGCGGGGGGACGGCGGTTGGAGGAGAGACTCGTGGCGGCCGGAGCAGGTGGGATGGAATCTCGGAGGCGGCGTGGTCGATTGGGAGTCAGGGACAAGAGAATAGAGAGCGAGGGAGAAAGGGACGAACCGTTTTTTCACTAGGCGGTGGCATATCTTTGTAATTTTAAGCTGCTCCACTGTTTGCTGATTCGTGAATCCAGGGAAGTGGTGCTCCGCGTTTTGTATAGCGAGATCGTCCGGCTCCACGGATCTAGCTTCGTGAAGTTAGGATGTTCGGCACAGCTCCACCGTGGATTTTTGTGAAGCTGGAAGCTGGAGGACTGCCGAACACGCCCTTACTACGGGGAAATCAGACTTTTCCTTGATTAGCCAGCTTCTGGGTGGCTTTCTCAACATTTTGTATGGTACACGAAAAAGCTGTGATCGTTGAGAGTTGCTGCCTGTGTTTGGCCCATGAGCAATATGAGAGATGTGAAGACTAGGTTGTCTGATGAAAACAGTATTTTCCTAAGCGTTGGCCGACTCAAAATCTGCAGTATTCATATCGATGATGTGGCTATACAGCTGCAGAAGCTAACTCATCGAAGTTGTAATTCCTTTGCCGAAGAGACCCAAAAAACAACGATTAAGGAACCTTCCAGTTTCTGATTCACATGTATCTAAGACATGATTATGGTCTATGTTCCGGTGTTAAATGTTAAGTTATGCTACTTTCAAAGAAACCTTGTAATACTATAATTTATTTAATGGTGACTAGTGGTAATCCACTTGCTAAAAAGATGTGGAATTCTACTGAATATATCATAACAGTTGGAGAATGGGATGCCAGCTCCTAACCTTTTTGCCCCGAATGATAGCTCCAGGTTCACCCTGGATAACCATGTATTTTGCACCACCAATGTATAATCCAGTTGGTGCCAACGATCCTGGTTCATCGAAGTCATTCATTATTCCAGTGATTTCTTCAGGCTTGACCTGTGGAATGTAGGAATGAGTTGATCGTAAGTCGTTAACACATATATTATAGAAAGAGCTGAGGCTTGAAAACTAAAGAACCAAACTGATGGGTCCCTGAAAGATGTTTGTGCTTTCAGACCACAACTGAGAAATAGCAATAATCTACCAAGGCAACACAACATCGCCAAAGTTTCTGCAAATTGCCAAGGATACAAATACATGGGTAGATCCAGTGAGGATGCCAATGCCATGGGGCTAAAAGGTCCAGAAATATGAAAGTCCCACAGTTAAATTACCGACACCAGACTTAATCATCCAAATTTTAAGCACACTAGATGCCTCTAACTCTAACCAGCAACGTGCTCCTGAGAGCAGCTACCTCACAACTGTCTGGCCTCTCATTGCCGAGGACTGTGCACGGCTGTGGGAACCAGCACAGAAGCTTATGTGCATCACATGGGTTGATTTAGAATTTGATGTCATTTGTTATGTAGATTAGACGATTAGTTCAGACATGATTAAAGATAGTTCCATAATGACTATATTTCGTTATTGTGAAGCAAATGTAGAGAAGATTGCATCTTGTCCATTACAAGTTGGAAAACAGTAATCAATGACCAACTGTTAAACGATTACATGCCATGTTTGTTGAGCAGGATATCTTCTTGAAAGTAACTGACGATGATTTACATATATGGCACTGAAAACATGCACACGAATGTTAAACTGTGCGGGTAATGTGTGGTACCCCCAGTGGTAAAATCCTACATCCACTAAGTGGTATTTTCTTGAGATGGGCAAAACACGACATCACAAATGCCCTTCGTATCATTCTCGAAAAGAAAAGACCTACGGAGCAGTGGATCTTAATTCGGCTGTTCATTAACATTACCAGGGCCTGCAGAGCAGTGGATCTTAACCGTCCATTCATAAAAATTACCAAGCTAATAGAGTTAGAAATAGTAATTTAGCACTAGGTACAGAAGGACATCTGCCGCAGGCCTGTTGTTCTCTGCAATTTTACATAATTCAAGACTTGCCTGTAGAAGAGTTACTTGTACACCAATTTGACACTACTCATTTTGGTGATAATGTAGATCTAGCCAGAAAATCATGAATATCAGATCCCGTGAATGGCTACAGAAAAAGTATCCAGTAATGTGTACATATCTGTTCTATTATCTGTGTTTTTGCAGGAAGTTCTATCTGCAATTTGCAACGCCACATCTGCACTTCTAGTAGTTACTCGATACCTAGCCCCCGGCAGACCGGGCACGCAAGCAAAGGGCCCAGGGTTCGAACCAAGCAAGCAAGCAATCAATGAAACGGA
Coding sequences within it:
- the LOC127341520 gene encoding profilin; amino-acid sequence: MSWQAYVDEHLLCDIEGQRLTAAAILGHDGSVWAQSDAFPQVKPEEITGIMNDFDEPGSLAPTGLYIGGAKYMVIQGEPGAIIRGKKGAGGATIKKTNLSLVIGLYEEPMTHGQCNIVVERLADYLLEQSF